In Microbacterium enclense, the DNA window GACGAAGATTCCGCCGGGCTCGATGAGGCGCGAGTCGGTGTCGACCAGACCGTCGACGAGGGTGTCGGAGGTGTCGTTCCCGCGGACGACGAGGCGCCCGCCGACGACGCCGGCGAGATGGGAGAGGCTCGTGGAGATCATTGCTGTGCGGACGCCCTTTCCGTGTCGCATTCGTTACCGAGACGAGACCGGCGTCGGCGGTGTCTCAGCCGAACTTGGGCAGTTCGGGGGTCGTGGTTCCCGACGGGATCACGCGATAGGTCTTGAGAACCTGCGTGAGAGCCTTCTGGAACGCGGGGGCGGTGGCCGCCGACGATTTTACCGTCCGCGGCTCGTCGAGATTGACCTCGACGACGTACTGCGGGTCGTCGGCCGGGGCGAAACCGATCATGGTGGTGAAGTAGGCGTCGCCCTTGTAGGCGCCGGTGTCGGGGTCGGTCTTCTCACCGGTACCCGTCTTGATCGCCACCCGGTAGCCCGGGATCTCGACCTGCTTCGCGAGCGTCCCCTGTGTGGCAACGTTCTCCAGCATGAGCGACACCTTGCGTGCGGCATCCTCGGAAACCACGCGCGTGCCCTGCGTGTCGGGAACGTCGGTGACGGTGCCGTCAGCCGCGGTGCAGCCCTCGACGATGGACAGCGGCATCCGCACTCCGCCGTTCGCGATGGTCTGGTACGCCCCGGCGAGCTGGGGCACCGTGACCGAGATGCCCTGACCGAAGGTGGTGTTGTAGAAGGTCTGCTTGTCCCACTGCGAAGGGTCGCGCATGATGCCCGACGACTCCCCCGGGAAGTTGACCGCCGTCTGCTGGGTGAGCCCGAACTTCTCCAGGTAGGAGACGCGGGTGTCGAGCGGGATCATCTCTCCGAACTTCGAGATGCCGACGTTCGAGGAGTCGATCAGCACACCCGTGAGCGTGTAATTGTTCGCGCCGTGCGAGAACGAGTCAGACACGCGGGCCTCACCGCCGAGGGTCTCACTGCCCGAGGCGGTGACCGTCGTGTCCGAGGTGAACGAACCCGAATCCAACCCGATGGCCGCGGTGATCGCCTTCATCGTCGATCCGGGCTCGTTCGGATCCCCGAACGCCGCGCTCCCCCGATCGGCGACCGGGCTGGACGCCGGGTCGTTGGGGTCGACCGTCGGGTACTCCGCCAGAGCGCGGACCTTTCCGGTCTTCGCCTCCACGACCGTGATGGTGCCGCGCAGCGATCCGGTGTTCTGTACCTGCTCGGCGATCAGCTGGCTCATGTACCACTGGAGGTCGCGGTCGATCGTGAGCTTGAGGGTCCCGCCGTCGACGGCGGGCTCGGTCTCGACCTCGGTGCCCGGGAGCACGGTTCCGTCGCGTCCCTGCTGGTAGACGACCTTGCCGTTGGTCGACGCGAGGCAGGCGTTGTCGGCGGACTCCAGGCCGGCGAGCGGCTCACCGTCGCTGCCGACGAAACCGATCAGGTTGCCGGCGACGGCGCCGTCGGGGTACACCCGGCCGGCCTGCGGCGGGAAGCTGAGGAACGGCAGGCCCAGGTCCGCGAGCGCACGGTACTGCTCCGTCGAGACGTTCTTGGTGACCGAGGCCCACTGGGACTTCGGGTTCGCCTCGTGGGCGTCTGTGACGATCTTCTCGACGTCGGACGCGTTCTGGCCCGTGATGGCCGCGATCTGTGCAGCGATCTCCGTCCACGTCTGCGTGACCTTCACGCCGCCGTCTTCGGTGCGCTCGGTCAGGCCCTGGACGGCGAGACTCGGATCGATGTCGACGTCGTACCGGTGGACGCTGGATGCCAGCGTCACGCCGTTCTCATCGACGATCGACCCGCGTGAGCCATAGATCGTGCGGGAGTCCTGCAGGCCCATGGCGAGCGAGTCGTCCACGTGCTCCCGCGCGTTGACGACCTGGATGTCGACGAGCCGGACCACGAACGCGATGAGGACGATGAGAACGATGCCCAGCGCGAGCACCGTTCGACGCCGGGGCGAGCGAGAGAGGGAGGTCGTCATGGGCTTATCGTGTCGCGGGCGTCGGCAGACCGTCGCTGATCGGCGGGGGTGTCGCGGATCCGGCCGGCGGAGTCGTCGCGTCGGGAGTCGTCGCGTCGGGAGTCGTCGCGTCGGGAGTCGTGCCTGCCGTCGCGTCTGTCGCCGAGGCGGGCGGCGTGGCCGCGGGCTCGGCGGGCGTCTGCGGCTTGGTCGCCAGCGGCACGCCGGAGATCAAAGCGTTGCGAACCGACCCGCGGCCGAGGGCGTCGACCGACGACACGCCTTCGGCGGGCTGCCCCGAACCGATGACGGCTCCGTCGCTCAGGCGGAGGTAGGTGGGCGATTCGTCGATCACCATGCCGAGGGCGGCAGCGTTCGCGGCGAGGTACTGCGGGGAGCTGAGCCCGGCCACCTCGTCGTACAGGATCTGCTTCTGATACGTCAGGTCACGTTGCTGCTGGGTCAGCGAGGAGATCTCGAACGAGCTCTGCGTGGTGAGGATCGACAGCCCCATCTGCACGAGCGCGATGAGCACCGCCCCGGCTACCGCGATCACGCCGAACGCGCGGCGCGGCACCCGGCGACGCGCGGGTGTCGGAACGGCCTGCAGGCGGCGGGGCTCGCGGATCGGTGCGGGGAAGTCGGGTTCGAAATCGGTCGGGACAGCCCGGAGATCGATGGCCTGGGGTGCACTCATGCGTCCTCCTGGGTTCGCTCGGCCGCGCGCAGCCGCACGGGCGTCGCGCGGGGGTTGGCGGCGCGTTCCGCGTCGCTGGCGAGCTCGGCGCCGCGGACGAGCAGCCGGAACTTCGGCGCGTGTTCGGGCAGCTCCACCGGGAGCCCCCGGGGAGCGGTGGATGCCGTGGCCTCGGCGAACACGCGCTTGACGAGACGGTCCTCCAGCGACTGGTACGACAGCACGACGATGCGTCCGCCGACGCCCAGCACCTTCAGCGCCGCCGGGATCGTGCGCTCGAGCACCGAGAGCTCGGCGTTGACTTCGATACGCAGCGCCTGGAACACGCGCTTCGCCGGATGACGCTCGCGCAAGACGGCGGCCGGCGTCGCGGCCTGCAGCACGTCGACGAGCTGACCCGACCGTTCCAGCGGAGCTTCCGCGCGAGCGGCGATGATGGCGCGCGCATAGCGGCCGGCGAGCTTCTCCTCGCCGTAGCGCTCGAAGATGCGCCGCAGGTCGCCCTCGCCGTAGGTGGCGAGCACCTCGGCGGCGGTGACACCCGTTGTCTGGTCCATCCGCATGTCGAGGGGGGCGTCCTGGGCGTATGCGAAGCCGCGAGAGGCCTCGTCGAGCTGCAACGAGGACACTCCGAGGTCGAACAGGATGCCGTCGACCTTCCCCACACCCGCGGATGCCACGGCCTCGGCGATCCCGTCATAGACGGTGTGCACGAGGGTCACGCGATCCCCGAAACGCGCGAGGCGCTCCCCCGCGATCCGCAGGGCGTCGGTGTCACGGTCGAGACCGAATAGGCGCGCGGTCGGGAAGCGCTCGAGGAACGCCTCGGAGTGCCCGCCCATGCCGAGCGTCCCGTCGACGAAGACGGCATCCGGTCGTTCGAGGGCCGGAGCGAGCAGCTCGGCGCAGCGCTCGAGCAGCACGGGGGTGTGGATGTCGCGGATGTCCATGATGTCGGAGCCGCTCCTCGGCTCTGATCCCCATCCGCATCGACCTGGCGCCGGGGAAGTGCGTCAGGGCATGCGGCTGGGAGTCACAGCCGAGGATCAGAACAGTCCCGGGATCACCTCCTGCTCCATCTCGGCGTACGTCTCTTCGTTGCTCTCGGCGTAGGAGTTCCACGCCTCCGCATCCCAGATCTCGGCGTGGGCGCCCACACCGGTGACGACGAGCTCTCGCCCGAGTCCGGCATAGGTGCGCAGCGCCGGGGGAACGGTGATGCGGTTCTGGCTGTCGGGCTTCTCAGCGCTGGCCCCCGAGAGGAACATGCGCAGGAAGTCGCGAGCCTGCTTGTTGCTGAGCGGCGCCTCGCGGATCCGCTCGTGCACGCGCTCGAACTCCTCGGTGCTGAACACGTAGAGGCAGCGGTCCTGCCCCCGGGTGATCACCACCCCGGCGCCGAGATCGTCACGGAACTTCGCCGGCAGGATGACCCGACCCTTGTCGTCGAGCTTGGGGGTGTGCGTACCGAGCAGCATTCGGGTGTCCACCCCCTTCGTCCGGCCTGCGAAGTTTTCCCCACTTTACTCCACTACCCTCCACTTAGCTATCGATTGCGCCCCTCTTCTGGGCGAACTCTCCCCTCGTGTACAGTCCGCTCGCGCTGCGGCGGCGTGGGGAAGACCGCGAGACGGCGCGGAACAGCGCGGTTCACCGGGCCGGGATCACGATTCGACGAGTCCGGTGGAGGGAAAGGGAGGACGTCTCGCCCGGGTGGTTCTCCCCCGCGCGGTCGCGCGGATCTCCTCCCGGGCACACGAAAAAGCACCGGCTCCGAAGAGCCGGTGCTTTGCAGGATGTGTGCGGTTCTAGCGTTCCTCGTTGCGACGATCCCAGCGGTCGTTCATGCGGTCCATGAACGAGGCACCGGACGCACGAGGCGCTCGGGGGGAACTCGCCGCGGGAGCTGCCCGGTGCGACCCCTTCATCGGAGTGACCGCGAGGACGACGCCGCCGACCATCAGCAGGAACCCGACGACACCGATCGCGATGCCGAGGAACCCGGTGTTGAAGCCGATCGACACTCCCGCCACCAGGGCACCGAGACCGGCCAGCACGAGGATGGAGCCGTAGACGATGTTGCGATAGCTGAGGGCGCGCCCGGGAGCAGTGACGACGTCGGCGTCGTGGCTCATGAGATGGCGTTCCATCTCGTCTAGCAGACGCTGCTCCTGTTCGGAGAGTGGCATGCATCCCCCTCTGTTGCTAAGTACGGACGATTCTACGCGGGGCGTGGATCACTAGGCTAGGCCCGTGGTGACCTCCCCGGAACCGATCGAAGCTGTTTCCCAGCGACTCGACAAGTTCCTCTCTGACCAGCTATCCTACGCCTCCTCCTTGGGCCCGGAGGCGGAGACGATGAGTCGTGCCGGCGTGGCATCCCTGCGGGGCGGAAAGCGTCTTCGTGCGCGGTTCTGCCTCACCGGCTGGCGTGCGGTGGCGGAGGCGAACGGGGCACGCGACGTCGCGCCCACGGCCGCGGCGATCACGGTCGCCGCCGCCCTCGAGGTCTTCCAAGCCGCGGCTCTGGTTCACGACGACATCATCGACAACTCCGACACCCGTCGAGGTCAGCCCGCGGCCCATCGCGCACTCGAGGCGGCGCACATCGAGGCCGGCTGGGTCGGCGACGCGGGCATGTTCGGCCGCTCGGGAGCGGTACTGCTCGGCGATCTGCTCGTCGCCTGGAGCGACGACCTCCTCGAGGACGCGCTGACGGATCAGGCCACGGCTGCGGCCACGCGACGGTTGTATGCGCAGATGCGGCGTGACGTCACGATCGGTCAGTTCCTCGACGTGGCCGAAGAATCCGCCTACGCCGTCTACGCCGACGACGCGCACGCCGAGCGTGCGCTGCGTGTCGCCTCGTACAAGTCAGCGCGCTACAGCATCCAGAAGCCGCTCGAGATCGGGGCCGCCCTCGCCGGTGCCGACGACGAGCAGCTCGACGCCCTCGCCCGATTCGGCCACGACGTCGGAATGGCCTTCCAGTTGCGCGACGACGTGCTGGGGGTGTTCGGCGACACCGCGGTCACGGGGAAGCCCGTCGGGGACGACCTGCGCGAAGGCAAGCGAACGGTTCTCGTGGCTTTCACCCGGGAAGCGCTCCCCGCACCGGCCCGCCGCACGGTAGACGAACTGCTGGGCGACTCGACTCTGGATGCCGCGCAAATCGGCGCCCTGCAGAACACGATCGTCGACACCGGGGCGCTGTCGCGCACCGAGGATCTCATCGCCGACTACTCCCGACGCGCCGATCGCGCCCTGGCGGGGGTCCACCTCGGCAACGCCGCGGTCGGAGAACTCCGCGATCTCGCTCGAGCGGCTACGCAGCGCTCGTCCTGAACACCGCGCAGGACGCCTCAGGCGAGCGTCGCCGCCACGCGGCGGACTTCGCTCTTGCGTCCCGCGAGGAGAGCTTCGATCGGCGCGACGCCGATCGACTCCTCGGGGGTGAAGAGCCAGTCGATCGTCTCGTCGTCGTCGAACCCCGCGTCGTGCAGCACGATGATCGTGCCGCGCAGCGACGCCAGCGGTCGCCCGTCGACGATGAACACCGCAGGAATGCGCAGGACGCCGTCACGCCGCGAACCGACCAGATACTGCTCGTCGAGAAGACGGCGCACGCGCCCGTGGGACTCTCCCAGGATCTCAACCAGATCGGGGATGGTCAGCCACGCGGTTTCATAACGGGGAGTCTCACTCACCCCTCCACTATCTCATCGCCTCCGATTCCTGCGGATGAGGCGGAGCGGGCGCCGAGGCCGTCACATCCGTCACATGAGCCCCACGCGTTGACATCTCTCCCATCGCATGCGACGGTGTCGGCAGTCGGAAGAACGGAATCCCCCACCATGCGACGACTCCCCTCGTTCCCCCTGCCCGCCGCGCCGCGACCGGGCGCCGTGTGGCCCGCCGCGATCGTCGGAACGATCGCCCTGGCACTCACGGGCGAGAGCGC includes these proteins:
- a CDS encoding Rv2175c family DNA-binding protein; translation: MSETPRYETAWLTIPDLVEILGESHGRVRRLLDEQYLVGSRRDGVLRIPAVFIVDGRPLASLRGTIIVLHDAGFDDDETIDWLFTPEESIGVAPIEALLAGRKSEVRRVAATLA
- a CDS encoding penicillin-binding protein 2, whose amino-acid sequence is MTTSLSRSPRRRTVLALGIVLIVLIAFVVRLVDIQVVNAREHVDDSLAMGLQDSRTIYGSRGSIVDENGVTLASSVHRYDVDIDPSLAVQGLTERTEDGGVKVTQTWTEIAAQIAAITGQNASDVEKIVTDAHEANPKSQWASVTKNVSTEQYRALADLGLPFLSFPPQAGRVYPDGAVAGNLIGFVGSDGEPLAGLESADNACLASTNGKVVYQQGRDGTVLPGTEVETEPAVDGGTLKLTIDRDLQWYMSQLIAEQVQNTGSLRGTITVVEAKTGKVRALAEYPTVDPNDPASSPVADRGSAAFGDPNEPGSTMKAITAAIGLDSGSFTSDTTVTASGSETLGGEARVSDSFSHGANNYTLTGVLIDSSNVGISKFGEMIPLDTRVSYLEKFGLTQQTAVNFPGESSGIMRDPSQWDKQTFYNTTFGQGISVTVPQLAGAYQTIANGGVRMPLSIVEGCTAADGTVTDVPDTQGTRVVSEDAARKVSLMLENVATQGTLAKQVEIPGYRVAIKTGTGEKTDPDTGAYKGDAYFTTMIGFAPADDPQYVVEVNLDEPRTVKSSAATAPAFQKALTQVLKTYRVIPSGTTTPELPKFG
- the mraZ gene encoding division/cell wall cluster transcriptional repressor MraZ; translation: MLLGTHTPKLDDKGRVILPAKFRDDLGAGVVITRGQDRCLYVFSTEEFERVHERIREAPLSNKQARDFLRMFLSGASAEKPDSQNRITVPPALRTYAGLGRELVVTGVGAHAEIWDAEAWNSYAESNEETYAEMEQEVIPGLF
- a CDS encoding polyprenyl synthetase family protein, whose product is MVTSPEPIEAVSQRLDKFLSDQLSYASSLGPEAETMSRAGVASLRGGKRLRARFCLTGWRAVAEANGARDVAPTAAAITVAAALEVFQAAALVHDDIIDNSDTRRGQPAAHRALEAAHIEAGWVGDAGMFGRSGAVLLGDLLVAWSDDLLEDALTDQATAAATRRLYAQMRRDVTIGQFLDVAEESAYAVYADDAHAERALRVASYKSARYSIQKPLEIGAALAGADDEQLDALARFGHDVGMAFQLRDDVLGVFGDTAVTGKPVGDDLREGKRTVLVAFTREALPAPARRTVDELLGDSTLDAAQIGALQNTIVDTGALSRTEDLIADYSRRADRALAGVHLGNAAVGELRDLARAATQRSS
- a CDS encoding DUF3040 domain-containing protein, which translates into the protein MPLSEQEQRLLDEMERHLMSHDADVVTAPGRALSYRNIVYGSILVLAGLGALVAGVSIGFNTGFLGIAIGVVGFLLMVGGVVLAVTPMKGSHRAAPAASSPRAPRASGASFMDRMNDRWDRRNEER
- the rsmH gene encoding 16S rRNA (cytosine(1402)-N(4))-methyltransferase RsmH — protein: MDIRDIHTPVLLERCAELLAPALERPDAVFVDGTLGMGGHSEAFLERFPTARLFGLDRDTDALRIAGERLARFGDRVTLVHTVYDGIAEAVASAGVGKVDGILFDLGVSSLQLDEASRGFAYAQDAPLDMRMDQTTGVTAAEVLATYGEGDLRRIFERYGEEKLAGRYARAIIAARAEAPLERSGQLVDVLQAATPAAVLRERHPAKRVFQALRIEVNAELSVLERTIPAALKVLGVGGRIVVLSYQSLEDRLVKRVFAEATASTAPRGLPVELPEHAPKFRLLVRGAELASDAERAANPRATPVRLRAAERTQEDA